A single Capra hircus breed San Clemente chromosome 13, ASM170441v1, whole genome shotgun sequence DNA region contains:
- the ACTL10 gene encoding actin-like protein 10, translating to MASLSNSRRVRRLSSLGHVAVVVDQGSGFTKAGFAGEEQPRLVLKSSSLVPSWDRPVLPGAPGCELAGGVARAHPIKHGVVVDWEALEGLWERLLVGGLRVCPDEWPVLVSDSPSAPPAGRERVAELLFEALAVPACHLASTALLALCSVGAFSGLALEAGAGVCHATPVYAGHSWHKATFRLDVAGSTLSRYLRELLLAAGPDHRLQALPHKIITQLKKRCCYVSLDFGGDLCNPARHHPVSFYLGGGCTVCLGSERFCCPEPLFQPGLLGQAEPGLPILAFQALQRVPATLRTRLANTVVLAGGSTLFPGFPERLELELEAQCRRHGCGTLQPCLVAKPGRGTAVWTGGSMVASLRTFQCRWMTRAMYQECGSRLVHEVFH from the coding sequence ATGGCTTCGCTGTCCAACAGTCGCCGGGTCCGCCGGCTGTCCTCGTTGGGCCACGTCGCGGTGGTCGTGGACCAGGGTTCCGGCTTCACCAAGGCGGGCTTCGCGGGAGAGGAGCAGCCACGCCTGGTACTCAAGAGCTCCAGCCTGGTCCCCAGCTGGGACCGGCCCGTGCTGCCCGGGGCGCCTGGCTGCGAGCTGGCGGGCGGCGTGGCGCGGGCACACCCCATCAAGCACGGCGTGGTGGTGGACTGGGAGGCGCTGGAGGGGTTGTGGGAGCGCCTGCTGGTGGGCGGCCTGCGGGTGTGCCCGGACGAGTGGCCGGTGCTCGTGAGCGACTCCCCGTCGGCGCCACCAGCGGGCCGCGAGAGGGTGGCCGAGCTGCTGTTCGAGGCCCTGGCAGTGCCCGCGTGCCACCTGGCCAGCACCGCCTTGTTGGCGCTCTGCTCCGTCGGCGCGTTCAGCGGGCTGGCCCTGGAGGCGGGTGCGGGCGTGTGCCATGCCACGCCCGTCTATGCGGGCCACTCGTGGCACAAGGCCACCTTCCGGCTGGATGTGGCTGGCAGCACCCTGTCGCGCTACCTGCGGGAGCTGCTGTTGGCAGCAGGGCCTGACCACCGTCTGCAGGCCCTGCCACACAAGATCATCACGCAGCTCAAGAAGCGCTGCTGCTACGTGTCGCTAGACTTTGGCGGTGACCTCTGTAACCCCGCCCGCCACCACCCAGTCAGCTTCTACTTAGGCGGTGGGTGCACTGTCTGCCTTGGCAGCGAGCGCTTCTGCTGCCCAGAACCACTCTTCCAGCCGGGTCTGCTAGGCCAGGCTGAGCCGGGACTGCCCATCCTGGCCTTCCAGGCACTGCAGAGGGTGCCCGCAACACTACGGACACGGCTGGCCAACACCGTGGTGCTGGCCGGTGGCTCCACGCTTTTCCCTGGCTTCCCTGAGCgcctggagctggagctggaggccCAATGCCGGCGGCACGGCTGTGGGACGCTGCAGCCGTGCCTGGTGGCCAAACCTGGGCGCGGGACAGCGGTGTGGACGGGCGGCTCCATGGTAGCCTCGCTGCGCACCTTCCAGTGCCGCTGGATGACCCGGGCCATGTACCAGGAATGTGGCTCCAGGCTGGTGCACGAAGTGTTCCACTGA